DNA from Salinispora arenicola:
GTGGTGGCTGCCCAAGGGCCGCTACGACGTGATCGTCGCGAAGGACGGTTGGATCCCAGAGGTGGAGCGCACCAAGGTCAAGGCTGGTTTCGTCGGAACCCTCGACTTCAGCCTGGAACCCTTGTCCAACTGCACGAAAGCAACCGGCATCTGACTGAGTCGGTGGCCGGCGGCCCTCGGGTCGCCGGCCACCACCAGCTCTACCGGCCGAGGAGCGCTCATCCGAGACCGCGCGACCGGGCAGTCGCCGGCTGGGAAACGATCCACAGGCAATGCGGGACGACCACCTACGTCATCAGGCGTCCCCTGAGGGCATGAAGCCCGTCAGTGTCGTGCCCAAGCCACGGTCTTCGGCTACCCGCCGGACCATTGCCGCCACGGCCAGATCCAGGCAGCCCAGTCCGAACGGGGAGAATACCGTCGGTGCCGTGTCGTCGCGGGTGTAGCGATGGCCCGCCACGAGTATCTCGCCTAGCGAGGCGGCGATGAAGTCGCGCCCGCCGGACCGCTGCTCGGCGAGTTGGAGCGAGGTGGCCGCGCGGCAGACGTGGTCGGCGTCGTCGACGATGTTGACACTCGCCTGGATCGTCTCGGCGCTGAGGTCACGCAGCGACAGGTGTAGCACCAGCGCGCCAGGCCGCAGGTACTCCCCGTCAAGGTGCGGAACGCTCGCTGTGGTCGCCAGCGCGACGAGCTTGTGCGCGGCGAGTGCGTCCTCGACGCGCTCCGCGACCTCCACCTTGAGCTGTGGCCACACCGCGCTCGCTCGACCAGCGAAGGACTCGGCGCGTGCTCGGTCGAGGTCGTACAGGGTGACCCTGTCCAGTTCGGGTTTCACCACCTGCAGGTACCTCAGCACTTCGAAGCTGATCGGGCCACACCCGATTTGCGACACACCCGACTCTGGATCCGACGAGCCCAGGGTGGCCGCCGCGAGGGCCGCGCTGGCCGCTGTGCGCTGCGCGGAAATCGCCGATGCCTCCAGGAAAGCTTCGGGAAGACCGGTACGTGTGGAGTTCAGGATCATGGCGGCCGACGCCCGGTCCAGGCCCATCTGGAGGTTACCCGGGAAGGACGATACCCACTTGACGCCGGCGACCGGAGTGCGGCTTCCCAGGTAGGCCGGCAGCGCGATGATGCGGTTCCGCTCCTCGGGTGGGAAACGCAGAAACACCGAGTGCGGCACCGCCGTGCGCCCAAGAGCGTGCAGCTCGTACGCCTCCCGCACTGCTGCCAGCACGTCCTGTTCCGCACCGTCGAGGACCGCACGCACCTCGCGTGCTCCCAGTATCAACATGATGCCGCCTCCATGTCGGACTCTTTCCACAGGTGGGCCACGTCGCCGAAGTGCGTGGCAACCCAATCGTCGTCGTAGATCGTGTCGAGATACCGCTCACCCCGATCGGGAAAGACCAGCGCGCACGTCGCACCCGGCGGGATCCGGTCGCGCATGGTTCCCAGCGCCGACACCACCGCCCCCGACGAACCGCCGGCCAGAATCGCCTCGCGGGCGGCCAGGCGGCGGCACCCGACGACGGTGTCGAGGTCGTCGACCCGGATCACCACATCGGCGAGACCGTCGGCGTACAGGCTCGGACGGACCGACGCGCCGTGGCCCGGAATCAGTCGGCCACCGACCGGGGAACCGAAGATGGCGCTGCCCAGCGCGTCGACCGCGACGATCTGAACCGGCAGTTGACGACGACGGAGGTACTCGGCGCAGCCACGCAGGGTGCCGCAGGAACTGGTGGCGCAGAACAGGAAGTCCAGTGTCGGAAGTGCTTCCAGGACTTCCCGCACGGTGCTGTGGTGCGCCTGCGGGTTGAGCGGGTTGGCGTACTGGTTGGGGCAGTAGGCGTGGGTGATGCTGTCGACAAGCTCGTGAACCCGGCGGATCCGTACGGGGAGGTACTCACCAGAACTCGGATCGATGTCGGTTACCACTTCGACCTCGGCGCCGTACGCGCGCATGATCGCTATGTTCTGCCGGTTTGTTCTCGGGTCCACCACGCAGATGAACCGAATCCCGTAGTAGGCGCAGATCTGCGCAAGGCCGATGCCGAGGTTGCCGGAGCTGGATTCAATGACGGTGGACTTGCCTGGCACGAGCCGGCCGTCGCGGATCCGGTCGCGGAGCATCTCCAACGCAGAACGATCCTTGATGCTGCCGCCGGGGTTGTGTGACTCAAGTTTCGCAAAGGTCCGGAACGGGTTGTCCGGGTTGAGCTTGGTCAGCTCGACGATCGGTGTCGCACCGATGGTCGATAGCACTCCGGGCACGGAGCTTCCTCCTTGGTCGACGGGACCGATCATCGAACGGCTGGTTCGGCGTCGGGGGTGGTCGTGGTCTCGACAGGTGCGATCGCCCTTCGCAGCGAGGGGGCGATCGTCGCGACAAGGGCCAGCAGCACCATCCAGCCGGCGAGCACCAGCGCGGCGGTGCGCGCATCGGACCATTCCAGGAGCAGACCGCCGATCAGGGCGCCAACCGGCAACGCGCCGCTGGCGAGCAGGCCCATCGCGCCAAGGACCCGACCCCGCAGCCGGTCCGGGGTGACACGGAGCTGATGGGTGGCGACGGCGACATTCCACACCGGTCCGACGAACCACATCGCGGCGTAGGCGGCGGCGAGCAGATACAGGCTGTCAGTGAGCACGATCACGCCCATGAGTACGGCCCACACCCAGTTCGCGCCGACCACCAGGGCCGAAAGCGGCAGCCGGCGTTGACACCAGCCCGCGACGAGGGAACCGAGCACCCCGCCAGCGCCGGCGACACTGAGCAGCACACCGACCGCCGCCGGCGACGCGCCGACGTCGGTTGCCATCACCACGACGACAAGGAACAGCGCGCGGAACAGCAAGTTACTGCCGGCGACGAGCAGCGCGGCCGTGCGCAGGAACGGCTGGCGCCACAGCCAGCGCGTTCCTTCCCCGACCTCGGCGAGCATCCCGGTGGTGCGGGTACGCACCTGTCGGTCGCTCTGGAAGTCAGACCGAATGAACAACAACGTGACCAGCGAGATCACATGGGTGACCGCGTGCAGCACGAACGGCAAGGCGCGGCTCAAGCCGAACAGGACGCCACCGAGGGTGGTGCCGAGCATGGTCGCCGCCCGGGAACGTGCCTCGTTACGCGACAGTGCGGTCGACAGGTGGTCCGGATGAACGACGTTGGGCACCGCGGCATGTGCCGCGAGGTTGAAGAACACCGACATCGTGCCCTCGACGAACCCCACCACCACCACGTGCGCCAACGTCAGCTCGTCGAGAGCCAGCGCGAGGACCACACTCGCGGCGCCGAGGGCGCGGATCACGTCACACCAGATCATCAGCCGACGGCGGTTCCACCTGTCGACCAGCACCCCTGCCGGCAGTTGGAACAGCAGTGCCGGCAGGAGCGAGAAGAAGCCGACGACACCGGCTGCGGCCGTCGATCCAGTGACGGCCAGGATCAACAAGGGGTAGGCGATGGTCGATACGGTCAGACCGACGAGGGAGACGGCGGTCCCACTCCAGAGCAGGAGGAAGTCACGGTTGTGACGCAGCGGGGGAACCGGCGTACCAGGCCGGGGTTGCGCGGTCGTGGTCATCGGTCCGCTCCATCGATGCGATCGTCTGAGTAGGCGTCTCGGAAGTCCGGGTGCGGCTGGTCGTGGTGTGGCTGGCGGCCCGCGACACCGACCGTGGCGGGCGTCCCCGGTGCGCCCCACGCCCTTCGCCGGCCCTGAGCGCGAGCGGTGTGGGAGGCCCACACGGTCAAGGCCGACTCCAGCCAGTGGCAGCGTCACCGTGGCTACCTGCCGAGGATCAGTGCCCACCGAGCGTGCCGCGCTCCCCTGCGCCGGACGCAGAGAAGAACACGCACAGATGCCGGCAACAGGCGTGCGAACGGCGCTGCCAGTTGTTCTCTGCAGCCGAACTGCCGCAGCCGGAACCGTGGGTAGCATGAAGACGAGCCCTTTTCCTGAGCCTCCGCGGGCGGCGCCGGATGCTGAGCCGGTGCTCCCGTTCGTGTTGACGGCGCCGGACCCGGGGACGGCCGCCACGTCGTTCCTCGCAACCTCCCGGGATCGCGTACGCCAGCAGTTGCGCGAACACGGCGCGGTCCTGCTACGCGGCTTCGACGTCGGCGGTGTCGACGGCTTCGACCGGGTCGTGCGTTCGGTGTCCGGCCCGCCGCTCAGCTACGCGGAGCGTTCCTCACCCCGCAGCACGATCAAGGGCCAGGTTTATACCTCGACCGACTATCCGCCGGGCGAGGAGATCTTCCTGCACAACGAGAACTCCTACCAGGCGAACTGGCCACTGACACTGTTCTTCTACTGCATCACCCCACCGGAGACCCTCGGAGCCACCCCGCTGGCCGACACCCGGCAGGTCCTACGGTCGATCGACCCGACCGTGCGTGACGAGTTCGCCCGCCGTGGGTGGACCGTGGTGCGCAACTTCTCCGACGGTCTGGGCGTGCCGTGGCAGCAGGCGTTCAATACCGACAAGCATGCCGAGGTCGAGGCGTACTGCGCCGGCAATGGTGTCGAGGTCGAGTGGGTCGGCCGCAACGGCCTTCGCACCACCGGTCGGCGTCAGGCCATTCACCGGCATCCGGTCACCGGCGAGGCGGTGTGGTTCAACCACCTGACGTTCTTCCACGTGACGACCCTGGCCGAGGAGATGTGCGCCGGCCTTCGCGAGATGTTCGACGAGGTAGACCTACCGACGAACACCTACTACGGCGACGGCGTACGCGTGCCCGACGAGGTGGTCGCGCACCTGCGGGACTGCTACCGCGCCGCCCAGCGACGCTTCGACTGGCAGCGCGACGACGTGCTGCTCGTCGACAACATGCTCGCCGCACACGGCCGCGAGCCGTTCACCGGGCCACGCAGGATCGCTGTCGCGATGGCCGAACCGTTCAGCAACGCATAGACCAGAGCCCAGCACAGGGGAGGCAGATCGATGGCAACCGGTGATGGCGGCTTCTCGCTGTCGTTCGCACAGGAGCAGCTGTGGTTCCTCGACCAGCTGCGGTCCGGGGCTGCCACGGAGTACCTACTGCACGAGGCGTTTCAGGTTCGGGGTCCGCTGGACACTGGCGCGCTCGCGGCCGCGTTCACCCGGGTGGCCGAACGTCACGAGGTACTTCGTACCCGGTACGAGACCGTGGACGACACCGCGCTGCAGTTCATCGACGATCCCGTCGCGGTGCCGATGGAGATCGTCGACCTGACCGAGGCGGAGGACGCCGACGCCGAGCTACAGCGGATCCGGCTGGCGCAGCGGATCCCGATCGACCTGCGCACCCAGCCACCGTGGCGGGTGACGCTGGTCCGTCTCGGTCGGTCAGAGTCGGTGCTACTGGTCACGGTGCACCACATCGCCTTCGACGGCTGGTCGTGGAGCATTCTGGCCCGCGAGCTCGGTGAGCTGTACGGCGAGCTCACCGGCGGCGACGCTGCCGAGCTGGCCGAGCCACCCGTTCAGTACGCCGACTACGCCCACTGGCAGCGAGAGTGGTGGGCGTCCGCCGAGGACCTCCGGAACAACCAGCTCGGCTACTGGCGGGACACGCTCGCCGGGCTGCCACCGCTGGAGTTGCCGACCGATCGTTCCCGACCCTCGCAGTGGAACTCCGATGGGGACAGCTTCGACTTTACTGTGCCCGCTGCCATGACCGACGAGGTCACTCTGCTCGCACGCGCGGCGGGTGCCACCCCATTCATGGTGTACCTGTCGGCCTTCCAGGCGCTCCTCGGCCGCTACGCCGGTCAGGACGATGTCGCGGTCGGGGTCTCGGTGGCCGGGCGCAACGACGTCCAGGTGGAGCCGCTCATCGGCGCGTTCGTCAACACCATCGTCCTGCGGACGAGCCTCGCCGGAGCGCCGTCGTTCGCGGAGCTACTGGCCAGGGTCCGGGAAACCACGCTGGACGCCTACGGCCATCAGGACGTCCCCTTCGACCGGGTGGTGCACGATCTCGCCCCGGACCGGGACCCGTCGCGCAATCCCGTGTTTCAGGTGGGCTTCGCGATGCACAACGCCGAGCGGATCCGACTCACGCTGCCCGGCCTGGAGGTGACGAAGCTGCCGGCCACGTGGACCAATTCCGCGTTCGACCTGTCACTGCACCTCTCCGAGCGGCCCGACGGGACCGTGTACGCGCGCCTGATGTACGTCACCGCCCTGTTCGATCGGGCGCGGATCGAGCGGATGGCCGCCAACTACCTACGGCTGCTGTCCCGCGCACTCGCGGAACCCACCCGCCCGGTGGGCCGCGTCGAGCTGGTGGCGGAGCCGGAGCTGCGCCAGCTCCACGAGTGGAACCGCACGGACGAACCCACACCGCGGCTGAGCCTGCCGGAGCTGTTCACGGCGCAGGCCCGACGCACCCCGGACGCCGTCGCCGTGGCCGGCGCGGAGGGCGAACTGACCTACGCGGAGCTAGCCAGCCGGGTGTCCGCGCTGACCAGCTTTCTGGTGTCCCAGGGGGTCACCACCGAAAAATCCGTCGGAGTGTCGCTACCTCCCGGTGCCGATCTGGTGACGACCCTGCTTGCCGTGCTCGCCGCCGGCGGCGTGTACGTTCCGCTGCCACCCGAGCACCCCGCCGAGCGACTGGCGTTGATGGTCGCCGACGCCGGCGTGGAACTCGTCGTCACCAACTCGGTGCTGCGGGATCAGTTGCCCACGGTGCACACCGTCGCCCTGGACTCCGACCAGGCGCTGATCGCCGCCGCACCGCCCGCCGCGCCGCCCGCCGTCCACCCCGGCAATGCCGCGTACGTGATCTACACGTCCGGGTCCACCGGGCGCCCCAAGGGGGTCACGATCACCCACGACGGCATTCGCAACCGGGTGCTGTGGTCGGTGCACCGGTACGGCATGACCGCACGCGACCGGGTGCTACAGAAGACCACCATCGGCTTCGACGCCTCCGTGTGGGAGTTCCTGTCACCGCTGGTGTCCGGTGGCGCAGTGGTGATGCCGCCTCCCGCCGTGCATCGGGACCCCACCGCGATGGTCGAGGCGGTCTCCACGCACGGCGTGACGATGCTGCAGCTCGTACCGTCGGTGCTGCGTCTCCTCGTTGACGTGCCCCAACTGGCCGGTTGTTCCTCGTTGCGCTTGGTGTGCTCGGCTGGCGAGCCCTTGCCTGTCTCCCTGTGCGAACGGTTGCTCGAGGTTCTCGACGTCGAGGTGGTGAACACCTACGGCCCGACCGAGTGCGCGATCGACTCGACCGCGGCAGGGTTCCGATCTGGCGAGCAAGGCGACATCGTGCCGATCGGCACACCGCTGCGGAACATGCGCGCTTACGTCGTGGACAGGTGGGACGAACTCGTGCCCCTCGGGGTGCCTGGTGAGCTGTGTGTGTCGGGCGTCGGGTTGGCCCGCGGCTACGTCGGTCGGGGAGATCTGACCGCAGAGCGGTTCCGTCCCAATCCGTATGCCCGCGTGCCCGGCGAACGCTGGTATCGCACCGGCGACCTCGTCCGCTGGCGAGACGACGGTGTCCTGGAGTTCGTCGGCCGCGTCGACGAGCAGGTCAAGATTCGGGGGGTGCGGGTCGAGCCGGCCGAGGTGGAGGCGGCCGTGCGCACCCACCCCGACGTGGGCGAGGCCGTGGTGGCCGCACGCCGTGGAGAGCTGGGCGACCTCGAGCTGGTCGCCTACACTGTGCCGGCCAACGGCACGCCGGTGTCCCTGGAATCGTTGGCCGCACACCTCGCCGACGTGTTGCCGGCTCCCATGATCCCGTCGAACCACGTCGGCCTCGACGTGCTGCCGCTGACCCCGAACGGCAAGGTGGACCGCGCGGCGCTGCCCGAGCCCGGTGTGGCACCCGCATCGCCGACCGGGGATCATGTCGAGCCGACGACACCCGCCGAACGGGCGGTCGCGGCGTTGATGGCGGAGGTACTCGGCCTCGAGCGGGTCGGCGCGGAGGACGACTTCTTCAGCTACGGGCACTCGTTGCTCGCGATCCGATTCGTGCTCAGGTTGCGCCGCGCCTTCGACGTCGAGCTGACCGTCGGCGAGCTGTTCACCGCGCGCACGGTCGCCAAGCTCGCCGCGCGTATCGACGTCGCCGCCGCTGATGCTGCGGTGATCCCGCTGGTGCCCAGGGACGGGGTGCTCCCGCTGTCGTTCGCGCAGCAGCGCATGTGGTTTCTCGACCAGCTTGAGCCCGGCAGCGTCGAGTACCTCGTCCCGCTGGCGCTGCGGCTACGCGGACCGCTGGACGTCGAGGCGCTGCGCGGTGCCGTGGACGCGGTCGCCGCTCGGCACGAGATGCTGCGCACTCGTTACGTCAGCGCGGGTGAGGACCCGGTGCAGGTGATCGACCCACCTGGCCCGGTGCAGTTCGAGCTGGTCGACCTGACCGGTGCGCCCGAGTCCGCGGCCCGGGCGCTCGTTGACCATTCCTGCTCCCGGCCGTTCGATCTCGCCCAGGACCGTCCGCTCCGGGTCACCGTGGTGCGCACGGGCGTCGAGGACCACTTGGTCGCGATCAGCCTGCACCACGTCGCCTTCGACGCCTGGTCGATGGATCTGTTCATGCGGGATCTACGCACGGCCTACGCGGCGATCCGCGGCGGCGCGGACGCACCGTTGGCGCCCCCGGCGGTGCAGTACGCCGACTTCGCCGCCTGGCAGCGGAGCCGCGAGGCGGAGCTGGCTGACCAGCTCGACTATTGGCGTGAGCGGCTCGGCGGCCTCGAGCCGGCGGAG
Protein-coding regions in this window:
- the sbnA gene encoding 2,3-diaminopropionate biosynthesis protein SbnA encodes the protein MIGPVDQGGSSVPGVLSTIGATPIVELTKLNPDNPFRTFAKLESHNPGGSIKDRSALEMLRDRIRDGRLVPGKSTVIESSSGNLGIGLAQICAYYGIRFICVVDPRTNRQNIAIMRAYGAEVEVVTDIDPSSGEYLPVRIRRVHELVDSITHAYCPNQYANPLNPQAHHSTVREVLEALPTLDFLFCATSSCGTLRGCAEYLRRRQLPVQIVAVDALGSAIFGSPVGGRLIPGHGASVRPSLYADGLADVVIRVDDLDTVVGCRRLAAREAILAGGSSGAVVSALGTMRDRIPPGATCALVFPDRGERYLDTIYDDDWVATHFGDVAHLWKESDMEAASC
- a CDS encoding MFS transporter translates to MTTTAQPRPGTPVPPLRHNRDFLLLWSGTAVSLVGLTVSTIAYPLLILAVTGSTAAAGVVGFFSLLPALLFQLPAGVLVDRWNRRRLMIWCDVIRALGAASVVLALALDELTLAHVVVVGFVEGTMSVFFNLAAHAAVPNVVHPDHLSTALSRNEARSRAATMLGTTLGGVLFGLSRALPFVLHAVTHVISLVTLLFIRSDFQSDRQVRTRTTGMLAEVGEGTRWLWRQPFLRTAALLVAGSNLLFRALFLVVVVMATDVGASPAAVGVLLSVAGAGGVLGSLVAGWCQRRLPLSALVVGANWVWAVLMGVIVLTDSLYLLAAAYAAMWFVGPVWNVAVATHQLRVTPDRLRGRVLGAMGLLASGALPVGALIGGLLLEWSDARTAALVLAGWMVLLALVATIAPSLRRAIAPVETTTTPDAEPAVR
- a CDS encoding non-ribosomal peptide synthetase produces the protein MATGDGGFSLSFAQEQLWFLDQLRSGAATEYLLHEAFQVRGPLDTGALAAAFTRVAERHEVLRTRYETVDDTALQFIDDPVAVPMEIVDLTEAEDADAELQRIRLAQRIPIDLRTQPPWRVTLVRLGRSESVLLVTVHHIAFDGWSWSILARELGELYGELTGGDAAELAEPPVQYADYAHWQREWWASAEDLRNNQLGYWRDTLAGLPPLELPTDRSRPSQWNSDGDSFDFTVPAAMTDEVTLLARAAGATPFMVYLSAFQALLGRYAGQDDVAVGVSVAGRNDVQVEPLIGAFVNTIVLRTSLAGAPSFAELLARVRETTLDAYGHQDVPFDRVVHDLAPDRDPSRNPVFQVGFAMHNAERIRLTLPGLEVTKLPATWTNSAFDLSLHLSERPDGTVYARLMYVTALFDRARIERMAANYLRLLSRALAEPTRPVGRVELVAEPELRQLHEWNRTDEPTPRLSLPELFTAQARRTPDAVAVAGAEGELTYAELASRVSALTSFLVSQGVTTEKSVGVSLPPGADLVTTLLAVLAAGGVYVPLPPEHPAERLALMVADAGVELVVTNSVLRDQLPTVHTVALDSDQALIAAAPPAAPPAVHPGNAAYVIYTSGSTGRPKGVTITHDGIRNRVLWSVHRYGMTARDRVLQKTTIGFDASVWEFLSPLVSGGAVVMPPPAVHRDPTAMVEAVSTHGVTMLQLVPSVLRLLVDVPQLAGCSSLRLVCSAGEPLPVSLCERLLEVLDVEVVNTYGPTECAIDSTAAGFRSGEQGDIVPIGTPLRNMRAYVVDRWDELVPLGVPGELCVSGVGLARGYVGRGDLTAERFRPNPYARVPGERWYRTGDLVRWRDDGVLEFVGRVDEQVKIRGVRVEPAEVEAAVRTHPDVGEAVVAARRGELGDLELVAYTVPANGTPVSLESLAAHLADVLPAPMIPSNHVGLDVLPLTPNGKVDRAALPEPGVAPASPTGDHVEPTTPAERAVAALMAEVLGLERVGAEDDFFSYGHSLLAIRFVLRLRRAFDVELTVGELFTARTVAKLAARIDVAAADAAVIPLVPRDGVLPLSFAQQRMWFLDQLEPGSVEYLVPLALRLRGPLDVEALRGAVDAVAARHEMLRTRYVSAGEDPVQVIDPPGPVQFELVDLTGAPESAARALVDHSCSRPFDLAQDRPLRVTVVRTGVEDHLVAISLHHVAFDAWSMDLFMRDLRTAYAAIRGGADAPLAPPAVQYADFAAWQRSREAELADQLDYWRERLGGLEPAELPTDRPRPAVRDPRGDTVSVDVPDELAAALHELAGKHGATLFMTLLAGFQLLLGRYTGRTDLAVGTPVAGRTRPETEELLGFFVNTLVMRHDLSGDPSFVELLDQVRRCSLDAFANQDVPFEHLVDALAPDRDLSRNPLFQIMFELAHLDRFPTALGDAAIEPLHAGVPVAKFDLTLTVKQRAGGRLRCTFEYATALFDRSTVERLAGHYLTLLTAVVSSPTARLSSFAVLSDAERDVLVREWSDPASTRLPQLDPAGERHLTVPELFEHQVRRTPEKVAVVFGEQHMTYRELNERANRLAHHLRSLGVGPEVVVGSCLERGPDAVVVLVAVLKSGGVYVPFDPDHPAERLDFMLTDANAHLVVTTQAFAHRLAGRRVVAVDDDRLAASATTDPGTLPRPHNLAYVIYTSGSTGRPKGVMIEHRSYAHHCRVIGDAYGIGSDDRVVLLSALTFDVAMDQTAATLLAGATVVISDPVFWTPSELPARLAEHGVTIMEITPAYYRELLEADVGRLTALRLMNVGSDVVTVADARRWAATGLPARFLCNYGPTEATVTCVLHPVAGLDADERDEAAMPIGRPVSGTRGYVLDAKLMPVPVGVPGELCLGGVRLARGYLNRPELTADRFVPDPHSGEPGARLYRTGDLVRWRPDGTIEFIGRIDQQVKVRGFRIELGEIEAALAEHPAVQASVVAVREVGPGEKQLVGYVVPRVGPVPDVAGLRAHLRDRVPEYMVPARWVTLDALPLTASKKVDRKALPAPSAPDGERALTAPRDETEAALAAIWAEVLDVEQVGAHDNFFELGGHSLLATRVLARIRAAFAVDLPLRRLFEATTVAELAVEIGAAVEADVALLTDAEIEALLSEEKGAR
- the sbnB gene encoding 2,3-diaminopropionate biosynthesis protein SbnB is translated as MLILGAREVRAVLDGAEQDVLAAVREAYELHALGRTAVPHSVFLRFPPEERNRIIALPAYLGSRTPVAGVKWVSSFPGNLQMGLDRASAAMILNSTRTGLPEAFLEASAISAQRTAASAALAAATLGSSDPESGVSQIGCGPISFEVLRYLQVVKPELDRVTLYDLDRARAESFAGRASAVWPQLKVEVAERVEDALAAHKLVALATTASVPHLDGEYLRPGALVLHLSLRDLSAETIQASVNIVDDADHVCRAATSLQLAEQRSGGRDFIAASLGEILVAGHRYTRDDTAPTVFSPFGLGCLDLAVAAMVRRVAEDRGLGTTLTGFMPSGDA
- a CDS encoding TauD/TfdA family dioxygenase, which gives rise to MKTSPFPEPPRAAPDAEPVLPFVLTAPDPGTAATSFLATSRDRVRQQLREHGAVLLRGFDVGGVDGFDRVVRSVSGPPLSYAERSSPRSTIKGQVYTSTDYPPGEEIFLHNENSYQANWPLTLFFYCITPPETLGATPLADTRQVLRSIDPTVRDEFARRGWTVVRNFSDGLGVPWQQAFNTDKHAEVEAYCAGNGVEVEWVGRNGLRTTGRRQAIHRHPVTGEAVWFNHLTFFHVTTLAEEMCAGLREMFDEVDLPTNTYYGDGVRVPDEVVAHLRDCYRAAQRRFDWQRDDVLLVDNMLAAHGREPFTGPRRIAVAMAEPFSNA